The following proteins come from a genomic window of Crassostrea angulata isolate pt1a10 chromosome 1, ASM2561291v2, whole genome shotgun sequence:
- the LOC128174628 gene encoding uncharacterized protein LOC128174628 — translation MNKSSTLYTVRQCSECPGDAEYHCEPCPCYLCLQCKEKHVTDLKTIDHELVIYPEQFNCIPTNELCIRHPSYVYSMYCEPCEVPVCYLCSEHRTHRWMDLQRAYKTKQQQHRRTIQTIRSEALFYRPVLLAGIKADVKACQTELYQSVILTKAKTLKNRIDKSLENVDYKHRCFKQKLETYRYIAILQRYEQIYQQSAVSPLKFISCTKKDRLPKILLTLHTTKLLMLGSLNKKGVTELLNAIQMKERGKRHIRNDQLLTPMSALTVTSVDSCDHISCVTSDLVWVKRWTKLILTNTAGENLHCRDDTCIKLQCGAHTVNSEREIIYIDNDYNVKKLSKNMKTITTFIKSTPSGFGPRCLYCSPVSGDLLVGVSLKDTDDELMELFGMCAICIPAIYVVERYNQTGQLIQTIERDNTDDPYLIFNYKYPNYITENNNGDIVVSYTTDSPEYGSVLVRDRGGKYRFNYKGPPSGSEQLDPRGVCIDALSHILVCDGITNTVQMLDCDGQFLSHLLIRPSGIFSPRSLSYDVNTHRLWVGSERNNKVCVFRYITRKHTLADQDKRHDVMESLREIPAIKTQGNRCLLKLVHPFKLLEKIIMPDDLNCTHISLLTASRAWVSDSLGNLYLTSKTSKILHRIVNLLYGSSGSHTVNGKCELIYIDTDYNINKLRKDLRACSVFIRKIKDSIWKPRCVFCSLSTGDLLVGMYSNDLDIGKVTRYNQSGQLTQTIQDDGTGLELYYKPSFIAENNNGNVVVSDSEWSGYYSASGAVVVTDRCGKYRFSYTGHPPGSGIRPRGICTDALSNIVVCDDRTQELHILNSDGQFLSLHLPPSSYFQQRSVSYDADTYCLWVCFDGELHVYKYISLRDSQTGGEGLEEKFVSKQHGKSDMAASF, via the exons ATGAACAAATCAAGCACCCTATATACCGTACGTCAGTGTTCTGAGTGTCCAGGGGACGCAGAGTACCATTGTGAACCATGTCCATGTTATCTTTGCCTCCAATGTAAAGAGAAGCATGTAACAGATCTCAAGACAATAGACCATGAGTTGGTGATATATCCTGAACAATTTAATTGCATTCCAACGAACGAATTGTGTATAAGACATCCCAGCTACGTATATAGTATGTATTGTGAACCTTGTGAAGTTCCTGTCTGCTATCTGTGTTCAGAGCATAGAACACACCGTTGGATGGATCTTCAAAGAGCTTATAAAACAAAGCAACAACAGCACAGAAGAACCATTCAAACCATCAGAAGTGAGGCTCTTttttacagacctgttctcctgGCAGGAATCAAAGCTGATGTCAAGGCATGTCAAACAGAATTATATCAATCAGTGATATTAACAAAGGCCAAGACACTAAAGAATCGCATTGATAAAAGCTTAGAGAATGTTGATTACAAACACAGATGTTTCAAACAGAAGTTAGAAACATATAGATATATTGCCATCCTACAAAGGTATGAACAGATCTATCAACAGTCAGCAGTCAGTCCGCTGAAGTTCATTTCATGTACAAAGAAAGATCGCCTCCCAAAGATACTTCTTACACTCCACACCACCAAGCTTTTAATGCTTGGGTCACTCAACAAGAAAGGTGTGACTGAGTTATTGAATGCAATCCAAATGAAAGAGAGGGGAAAACGACACATAAGAAATGATCAGTTGCTTACCCCGATGTCTGCTCTCACAGTGACAAGTGTTGATAGTTGTGATCACATATCCTGTGTTACATCAGACTTGGTTTGGGTCAAACGTTGGACAAAGCTTATCTTAACAAACACAGCAGGTGAAAATCTACATTGTAGGGATGATACATGCATTAAATTACAATGTGGAGCACatacagtgaacagtgagaggGAAATAATTTACATAGATAATGACTATAACGTTAAAAAACtgtcaaaaaatatgaaaacaattaccACATTTATAAAATCAACCCCCTCAGGGTTTGGTCCTCGGTGTCTGTACTGCTCCCCGGTCAGTGGCGATCTGCTTGTCGGCGTGTCACTTAAGGATACTGATGACGAATTGATGGAACTTTTTGGGATGTGTGCTATATGTATACCAGCAATATACGTAGTTGAAAGGTACAACCAGACCGGACAACTAATTCAAACAATTGAACGCGACAACACAGATGACCCATACCTGATTTTTAACTACAAGTATCCTAATTATATAACAGAAAATAACAATGGGGATATTGTGGTTTCTTACACTACCGATAGTCCTGAATACGGTTCTGTATTGGTGAGAGATCGTGGAGGAAAATATCGTTTTAATTACAAAGGCCCTCCATCAGGATCTGAACAATTAGATCCGCGTGGAGTCTGTAttgacgcgctgtcacacattCTGGTCTGTGATGGTATAACTAATACAGTACAGATGTTAGACTGtgacggtcagttcctgtcacatcttCTGATTAGACCATCAGGGATATTCTCACCACGcagcctgagttatgatgtcaacacccACCGTCTATGGGTTGGATCCGAGAGAAACAACAAAGTGTGTGTTTTTAGATATATAACCCGAAAACACACTCTGGCGG ACCAAGATAAACGCCAtgatgtgatggagtcactaCGTGAAATACCAGCCATTAAGACACAAGGGAATAGGTGTCTGCTGAAACTGGTGCATCCCTTTAAGTtacttgaaaaaataattatgccTGATGATCTTAATTGTACCCACATTTCCCTATTGACTGCAAGCCGGGCCTGGGTCAGTGACTCGTTAGGCAATCTTTACTTAACAAGCAAAACAAGTAAAATTCTACATCGCATAGTCAATTTGCTTTATGGAAGCTCAGGATCACATACGGTTAACGGCAAGTGTGAACTTATTTATATAGACACGGACTATAACATCAATAAACTAAGAAAAGATTTGAGAGCATGCTCTGTATTCATTAGGAAAATAAAAGACTCTATATGGAAACCACGGTGTGTGTTCTGCTCCCtgtccactggggatctacttGTGGGGATGTATTCTAACGATCTAGACAtaggcaaggtaacccggtacaaccaaAGCGGACAACTGACGCAAACCATACAAGACGACGGCACAGGACTGGAACTATATTACAAACCAAGCTTTATagcagagaacaacaatgggaaTGTCGTGGTGTCAGACTCTGAATGGTCAGGCTATTACTCTGCGTCTGGTGCTGTAGTTGTGACAGATCGTTGTGGAAAGTATCGTTTCTCGTATACAGGACATCCACCAGGATCAGGAATACGACCAAGAGGAATCTGTACCGACGCGCTATCAAACATTGTGGTGTGTGATGATAGAACCCAAGAACTACATATTTTAAACAGTGACGGTCAGTTTCTGTCTCTTCATCTGCCACCATCATCATATTTTCAACAACGCAGCGTTAGTTACGATGCCGATACCTACTGTCTTTGGGTTTGCTTTGACGGCGAGCTTCATGTCTATAAGTATATATCGCTGCGGGACTCACAAACAGGTGGTGAAGGTTTGGAGGAAAAGTTTGTGAGCAAACAACATGGAAAAAGTGATATGGCAGCAagtttttaa